The following DNA comes from Ornithobacterium rhinotracheale DSM 15997.
TCATAACAATCAATTAATGAGGCTGAAAGAGCCATTTTGGGGAGAGATTCTGTATAAAATGCCGGGCGGTGGTTTGGAGTTTGGCGAAGGGACTTTGCAGTGTCTGGCACGCGAATTAAAAGAAGAGCTGAATTTGACGCTCGACCAAGCTGAACTTTTTTATGTGCAAGAAGATTTCATTCGTTCTAAATTTAAAACCAATGAGCAACTTTTTACTGTGTATTATAAAATTTCTTGCAAAAATATAAGTGATTTGCAAATTATTGATAAAAATATTGAAGAGGTAAATTGGATAAATTTAGACCAATTATCGCCTGAAGATATGAGTCTTCCTGTGGATAAAATTGTGGTGGGAAAATTGCTAAGAGAGTTAAAAAATTAAGATTTATTACTTATATTCGTAGCAAATTTTAAGCTATGAAGAAAAAGACATTATTTATCATCGGGGTTATTTGTAGCCTTATCGTAGCATTTTATATTGCTTTATGGATCGGAATTTCTACCCAAGGTGCACATTCTTTTGAAGAATCTGTAAATCTTTTCAATAGCTATTTTCCCGCAATTATTGACGGGACTTATCTGCTTATTTTACTGAGTTTAACGGCAATTATTTGCTTTTGGCAAACCAAGAAAAAAGATGTTTCTACAAATTATAAGCAAATTGGTAATTATTTGATGATTCTAAATTTCATCTTTTCAGTATGGTTGATTTGGACTTTGTTGTAAAGGCAGTAAGATAACCCAAAATATCATTTTTTTAGCATAATTAAAAAGTGTATTTTTGTTGTTTAATTAAAGGAAAAACGGAATGGCAATAGAAATAAAAGAAGTAAGCAATACAATTGATTTAAAGCAGTTTATACAATTTCCTATGCGAATGTATAAGGAGAATCCCTATTATGTTCCACCTTTGATTAGCGAAGAAATTGCAGCACTGAGCCACGATAAAAATGAATTGTACCGAGAAGGAAAAGCAAAGTCCAAGTATTTTTTGGCATACAAAAATGGCGAAATCGTGGGGCGTATTGCAGCAATGATTAATTACCAAGAGGTTAAAGAACAGGGCGTTCCGAGAGCAAGATTCGGTTGGTTTGATTTTATTGACGATAAAGAAGTGAGCCAAAAATTGCTTGAAAAAGCCATAGAATTTGGTAGAGCAGAGGGCTTGAAAGAAATCGAAGGTCCCGTAGGGCTTACCAATCTCGATCGTGCAGGATTGCTCACCAAAGGGTTTGACAAAGTGGCGACTATGGTGACGCTGTACAATCATCCCTATTACGAGGAGCATTTGCTAGCGCACGGCTTTGAAACAGCCAAAGAATGGGTAGAATACGAGCTCTATATGCCCGAGACTTTGCCCGAAAAATTGAATAAATTTACGGATTTAATCCAAAAACGATATAAAATCAAGGTTAGAGATTTAAAATCTAAGCAAGATTTATTACAAATTGTAGATCCGATGTTTGAGTTGCTTGACAAAACTTACGGGCATCTAAGTAGTTATGTACCAATTACTAAAAAGCAAATTCAGCACTATAAGGATAAATACATCAATTTCGTAATTCCAGATTTTGTAACTGTGATAGAAGACGAAGCAGGACGAATGATTGCTTTTGCAATCACAATGCCTTCGTACTCAAAAGCATTGCAAAAAGCAAACGGAAAATTGTTCCCATTTGGCTGGTACCATTTCTGGAAAGCCAGCAAGAAAAACGACGCAGCCGCCTTTTATTTAATCGGGATAGATCCTGAGTATCAAGGCAAAGGCGTTACAGCGATTATTTTCTCTGAGATGTATAAAACTTTCAAAAAGTATGGAATTTCATATTTAGAAACCAATCCAGAATTAGCAGAAAATAAGAGTATACAAACTTTGTGGAAGGATTATGATCCTGTGAACCACAAGCGTCGCAAAAGTTACCGAAAAGATATTTAAAGACTTGGTTCGAAGCTTTCGAAGCTGCCATCATTG
Coding sequences within:
- a CDS encoding NUDIX domain-containing protein — protein: MERLDAFTIRVYGILIHNNQLMRLKEPFWGEILYKMPGGGLEFGEGTLQCLARELKEELNLTLDQAELFYVQEDFIRSKFKTNEQLFTVYYKISCKNISDLQIIDKNIEEVNWINLDQLSPEDMSLPVDKIVVGKLLRELKN
- a CDS encoding GNAT family N-acetyltransferase; protein product: MAIEIKEVSNTIDLKQFIQFPMRMYKENPYYVPPLISEEIAALSHDKNELYREGKAKSKYFLAYKNGEIVGRIAAMINYQEVKEQGVPRARFGWFDFIDDKEVSQKLLEKAIEFGRAEGLKEIEGPVGLTNLDRAGLLTKGFDKVATMVTLYNHPYYEEHLLAHGFETAKEWVEYELYMPETLPEKLNKFTDLIQKRYKIKVRDLKSKQDLLQIVDPMFELLDKTYGHLSSYVPITKKQIQHYKDKYINFVIPDFVTVIEDEAGRMIAFAITMPSYSKALQKANGKLFPFGWYHFWKASKKNDAAAFYLIGIDPEYQGKGVTAIIFSEMYKTFKKYGISYLETNPELAENKSIQTLWKDYDPVNHKRRKSYRKDI